The following is a genomic window from Methanococcoides sp. AM1.
ATGAAGATCGCCATTCGGCTTGGGACCGATCCATACAGGATAGAGAATATTGCCATCTATGGAATAGACAATGTCCCGAGATCGAAGATACCACTTTTTGATTATTCGAAGTTCACAGATGAGAACTGTGGAGAATGCAATATTATAGTAATGCACCAGCTGATGTCACCATTCCCATTTGGGGAGTGGGAATGTGAGGAGGTCATCGAAGGACTTCCTTTTGAAGTACATGCCATCCTGCTTGGAGATTATCACAAAAATGAAAAGATCAGGGTCGACCAGACCTGGGTAACCTATTGTGGAAGCACAGAACGTAACAGTGCAGCCGAAAGCGATGCACGCACGTACAACATTGTTACGATAAATGATAATGGTATCGACATCGGCAGACGTAACATCACCACCCGCGAGTTCCTGTTCATTCCGGTTGAGCTCCGGGACAGGGACAGTGCCTATGAACTGATCATCAATACCATCAAAGAATATGATGTTTCTGAAAAGGTTGTCTTTGTGGACATTTCAGGAAATCCGGAAGTTGCCATATCCTACAATGAGATAGAGGAGCTCCTTGCGACCCAGAATGCACTTGTCACCCGTATAAGGGACATGAGACGCGGAGAAGAGATCCTGGAAGATAAACCTGTAGAGGTTTCTTTTTCAGACCCTGATGAAGCAGTCAAAAAAGAGATCAGGAAAATGACACTTACCAGCGGCGGCATCATGATAGACGAGATAGTAAGGGATCCGGGCGTTCCAAAGACAAAGGTTGACCTTGAGGCTGAAACCCGCATAGGGAACCTGCTTTCAAGTATTGATTTTATGCAGCCGGGAACCTACATGATCCAAAAGGATACAGAAAGCGACACTGGAACGGAAATAGTAACAATTGATGATGAAAACGATGCCAGAGGAGATGCGGATGTTCAACAGGTTGCAGAAACCCCTGAAGGATATGAGCTCCGCACTGTAGATGAAAAAGATGATGCTCCAGAGGATGTCGTTGTTAAGGCTGAAACTGAGCTGTCGCGAACAAATAAAGAACCATCCGAACCAATCGGACCATCTGAGACCAATGGTTCAAAGGAAAAGAAAATTGAAACCCCGAAACCAAAGCAATACAATCTGGGGGACTACCTGTGAAACTGAAAAGGGTACGTATTGAGAACATCAGAAGCTACAAAGACCTGGACATAAGCTTCGAGGATGGTGTCACCGTGGTATCCGGTGTGAACGGGAGTGGTAAGTCCAGCCTGCTGGAAGCATGTTTTACAGGACTTTTCGGAAGCCGCACCCTTTCAAAGGAATTCGTGCTCTCGGACCTTATACGCAAGGGTGCCACAAAGGCATCCATTCTGGTCGACTTTGATAATAGCGGCCATGAATACAACATTGAACAGGGATACAAGGTCAATCCAAAAACCGGAAGTGCATCTAACAATAGATCGGTCTTCAAGATCGACGGGGATATAATGGTCGACCAGGCCAGCCAGACCTATGAAGCTGTAAAAGCGCTTCTGAAAATGGACGAGGAAGCCTACAAGAACTGCGTGTACATCCGTCAGGGAGAGATCGATGTACTGATCAACGCAAAGACAAAGGACCGGCAGCGGATGATCGATGACCTGCTCCAGATAGGGAAACTGGAAGAGTACAGGGAGCGCGCAAGTAGTGCAAGGAAAGGCGTGGGAAGGCACCAGAGGGAAACAGATGCGCGTATCAAGGACAATGTTGCAGATATCGAACAAATTGAAACCCTGAAGCCATATCAGGTACTCAATACAGTTCAAACTGAGATGAACGAGACCGGTGCAAAAATTTCAGATCTTGATACAAAAAAAGAACGAGCCAGGGGAATTGTGGAATCCATTGAGGAAAAGATAAGCAAATACACAGAAACCCAGGAGCAAAAGAAAGCGATCGATGTTGAAATAAAAAGTTTCAAGTCAAAGATCACAGAAACATACAGCGAGATCGAGAGATCCAGGAACATTGTTAGTTCCGGCAGGCAGGAGGTCCAGCAGCTTAAAAAATCAACTGCCGACCTTTCTAAACAGATAGATATGCCGGAAGATGCTGATATTGAGAATTATGCTGCATTCATAGAGAAAGAGGAAGTCAGCGCCCGGGATGCTGTCAGTAGCATTATCAAAAAGAGAGAACTGACGCAGAGTAATGAGCGATCACAGAATGAATTCCTGCTTAACCTGAATGAACAAGTGAAGACAACGTCCATTGCCATCCAGAATAAGGAAGCTAAGATCAAAACCATTCAGGAAGATATTGAAAGACTTTCTGTAAACATCAGGGAACTGGATGATGAGAGCAAGAACATATCAAAGGAAGCCACTGAACTTGGATTCCCTGCTGATAAACTCGAAAATATAGATGATATTGCCGAACTTCTGAGCCTGAAGCAAAAACAGCTTCATGGAAAAGAAAGGGAAAAATTTGCCACCCTTGCAGAAATTGATAAAAGGGTGAAGAAAGCCAAAGAGCTACTGGACAAGGGACTGTGCCCCACCTGCGGACAGGACCTTAAAGGCTCAAAGATATGCGAAGAAACAGCAGTTGATGAAGAACAAAAAGCCGGTCTTTTGGCCGAGCTACAGAGCATACGTTCCGAACAGGCAGATGTGGAAATAAAAGTAGAACGTGTCAGAAATGCGAAAGAAATTGCAAAAAGGATGGCAGATAACGATCACCTGAGCCAGATCAAGAAGAAAGACATCGCTGCAAGTGAGAAGCTGATCGAAGAGAACCACAAAACCATCAGGGATGAGAAAGAAAAGGAAAGTGGTCTTAAAGAGCAGATAAATGATGTCACGATAGCGATCAGGAAGATCAGGGAAGATGTTGTTTCCCTGGAAAAAGATGAAACTGCTGCAAGGGATTCTCACAAGGTTGTAAAAGAGAAGCTCGATATTGCAAGAAAGATAAGAACTAACCAGCTAGAGGTCAGAAAAGTCCAGAGCGATATGCAGCGGTCACAGGATGGGATCAATAACGGGCTGGAAAAGGTAGGACTATTCGAAGAGCAGATAAAGGATCGGAAGCAGCGCCTTGATCATTTCGAAGAGGTACTTGGGGATGTGGACATAGACAAGCTTCGGACAGAAAGGATGCAGTACGATAGTGCATACAAAGGTATCATTTCTGAACTGGAGAAATTTAACCTGAGGATAAAGGAACTCCACAAGGAAATCGGGCGCATCGAAGGGGAGATCAAAAGGCTTGATGCGCTTAAGCAAAAGCACAGGATGCTTACCAATAAAAAAGAGTTTCTTGCAGCCGTTTACAATGATGCGGAAGATCTTGAGACCATGTACATACGCCTGCGTGCTGAACTGCGTGCAAAGAATATTGATGCGCTTGACAGGTTACTCAATGAGATATTCTCTTTCATGTACACCAACAATGCATACTCGCACATCAAACTTGATCAGGAGTACGATCTTACCATCTATGAAAAGGATGGCACTGCCCTTGAGCCTAAATTATTAAGCGGAGGCGAGAGAGCGATATTCAATCTTGTGCTAAGGTGTGCCATCTATCGTTTACTGTCCCATTCACCCGGAACCACAGGTAGTTCAGAGCTCCCTCCACTGATACTGGACGAGCCCACTGTGTTCCTTGATCGCGGGCACGTCCACCAGTTGATAAAGCTCATTGACATGATGCGAGACATCGGTGTTGGCCAGATCCTGATAGTCTCGCACGATGAATCACTGATAGATTCTGCAGACCATGTGTTCGTAGTTGAGAAAGACCCGATCACAAATAGTTCTTCCATTTCCGCAAAATGAACATCTGAAGGGAAAATTGCGACCATAAGATATATTAGAGTTTTTACCATTATTACTGAACAGGATAATGGTTTGGTATTAAGAGGGATAAAAAGGTTTGTGAGGTATTGAATGAGCTCCGAAAACAGGGACTTTGTTATAGAAAGGCTTGAGCGAAAGCTGACTGAAAAGGAAGAAGAGATAGAGACGATCAGCACCAAACTTCGTGATTCTATCATGAAAGAACTTCGCGAGAACCTGAAGAATGACCTCGACATCAACAACCGTCTTGTCAAGATCGAGCAGAAGGTCCAGGAGCTATCCAGCAACTTAAGTGGTGTTATGGATGAGCTACTCGACCAGAAATCACAGATCAGGTCCATGAGCACAAGCACTCAAACAGAGAATACGGAACCTTTTAAAGTAACAGCAACACAAAATCCTTTCAATCCCCCTGCACCAAAGCCTGCAGAGGTTTCCGGAAATAAAGGTCAGCTTGCAGATTCCCTGTTCGGTCAGAAAAAAGCTGCACCAACCACAGTTCCTGAAAGGACGATACCTGAACCGCCATCACCAAAAATGACGGTCCCTGAGTCCAAACCGTCTTCGGGATCACAGTGGAGTAAACTGGTAAACCCGAACGAGGTCAACATGGAGATCAGGGAAATAAGGACCGAGGAACCGGCAGAAGAGCAAATCAGGGATATACCATCAGAATACATTGTAGCGGATGGCATCGATGCACCCCGGGAAAACAATTATTCAAGGCGTCCGGAAGATGAGTGTGAATATATCGTTGCTGAAGAAGGCAAGCCTCCTCGTACTCGTTCAGAAACAGAGTATGAGACCGTAGAAGACCGTGATGATGAAGATACTGTCGTCACAACGACCCGCAGGAAATAATTTTAACTCGATGGCAGAGGAATCACGTGTACATCAAAGAAATTGAATTTATAAATTTCAAGTCTTTTGGGAAAAAAGTCAAAATACCATTCTTTGATGATTTTACCACTATATCAGGACCAAATGGAAGCGGAAAATCCAATATTATCGACGGGATACTTTTTGTTCTCGGACTTTCCAGCTCACGTACCCTGAGGGCTGAAAAGCTGACAGACCTTATTTATAACGGGGATAAGGCTAAAAAACCGGATTTTGCACAGGTCACAATAAAGTTCGATAATGCTGACCGTGAGATGCCTGTGGACGAGGAAGAGATCACCATCAGCAGGAAGATCAGGGAAACCGAGAACGGATATTATAGTTATTTCTATTTCAACGGGAAGGCGGTCAGCCTTACAGATATCCATAACCACCTTGCAAAGGCACGAGTGACCCCCGAAGGCTATAACGTGGTCATGCAGGGTGATGTTACCCGTATCATCACCATGACAGCAGGTGAGCGCCGTAAGATCATCGATGAGATCGCAGGTGTTGCTGAATTCGACAACAAAAGAGACAGGGCCCTGAACGAGCTGGAGATAGTAAGGGAGCGTGTCGAAAGGGCGGACATATTAATAGAAGAGGTTGAGAAGCAACTGGAGAAGCTCAAGGTCGAGCGCGACCAGGCTGTGAAGTACCAGAGCCTCAAACAGGAAAAAATGAAGTTCGAAGGCTTTGTGCTGCTTGCAAAGCTCAAGGATGCAAGGGTGGAACTTGGGAACGTGAACCTGGACATCGATTCAAAAAAGGAAGTCCAGGAAAAATTGCAGCAAGCCCTTGATCAGAAGCAAGAAAAGCTGGAAGATCTTGAGAATGAGCTTAAGGAGCTCACTTCCG
Proteins encoded in this region:
- a CDS encoding exonuclease SbcCD subunit D; the encoded protein is MERDIRILHTADTHIGYRQYHSEMRRQDFIDAFSRVIDDAIEMKMDAVVHAGDLFDSRNPTLEDILDTINILSKLKQYNIPFLSIVGNHESKQHTQWLDLFESMKIAIRLGTDPYRIENIAIYGIDNVPRSKIPLFDYSKFTDENCGECNIIVMHQLMSPFPFGEWECEEVIEGLPFEVHAILLGDYHKNEKIRVDQTWVTYCGSTERNSAAESDARTYNIVTINDNGIDIGRRNITTREFLFIPVELRDRDSAYELIINTIKEYDVSEKVVFVDISGNPEVAISYNEIEELLATQNALVTRIRDMRRGEEILEDKPVEVSFSDPDEAVKKEIRKMTLTSGGIMIDEIVRDPGVPKTKVDLEAETRIGNLLSSIDFMQPGTYMIQKDTESDTGTEIVTIDDENDARGDADVQQVAETPEGYELRTVDEKDDAPEDVVVKAETELSRTNKEPSEPIGPSETNGSKEKKIETPKPKQYNLGDYL
- a CDS encoding AAA family ATPase — its product is MKLKRVRIENIRSYKDLDISFEDGVTVVSGVNGSGKSSLLEACFTGLFGSRTLSKEFVLSDLIRKGATKASILVDFDNSGHEYNIEQGYKVNPKTGSASNNRSVFKIDGDIMVDQASQTYEAVKALLKMDEEAYKNCVYIRQGEIDVLINAKTKDRQRMIDDLLQIGKLEEYRERASSARKGVGRHQRETDARIKDNVADIEQIETLKPYQVLNTVQTEMNETGAKISDLDTKKERARGIVESIEEKISKYTETQEQKKAIDVEIKSFKSKITETYSEIERSRNIVSSGRQEVQQLKKSTADLSKQIDMPEDADIENYAAFIEKEEVSARDAVSSIIKKRELTQSNERSQNEFLLNLNEQVKTTSIAIQNKEAKIKTIQEDIERLSVNIRELDDESKNISKEATELGFPADKLENIDDIAELLSLKQKQLHGKEREKFATLAEIDKRVKKAKELLDKGLCPTCGQDLKGSKICEETAVDEEQKAGLLAELQSIRSEQADVEIKVERVRNAKEIAKRMADNDHLSQIKKKDIAASEKLIEENHKTIRDEKEKESGLKEQINDVTIAIRKIREDVVSLEKDETAARDSHKVVKEKLDIARKIRTNQLEVRKVQSDMQRSQDGINNGLEKVGLFEEQIKDRKQRLDHFEEVLGDVDIDKLRTERMQYDSAYKGIISELEKFNLRIKELHKEIGRIEGEIKRLDALKQKHRMLTNKKEFLAAVYNDAEDLETMYIRLRAELRAKNIDALDRLLNEIFSFMYTNNAYSHIKLDQEYDLTIYEKDGTALEPKLLSGGERAIFNLVLRCAIYRLLSHSPGTTGSSELPPLILDEPTVFLDRGHVHQLIKLIDMMRDIGVGQILIVSHDESLIDSADHVFVVEKDPITNSSSISAK